A region of Haloplanus sp. XH21 DNA encodes the following proteins:
- the dnaK gene encoding molecular chaperone DnaK has translation MASNKILGIDLGTTNSAFAVMEGGDPEIIVNGEGDRTTPSVVAFTDDDERLVGKPAKNQAVQNPENTIQSIKRHMGEEEYTVDVGDDEYTPEQISAMILQKIKRDAEEYLGDDVEKAVITVPAYFNDRQRQATKDAGEIAGFEVERIVNEPTAASMAYGLDDESDQTVLVFDLGGGTFDVSVLDLGGGVYEVVATNGDNDLGGDDWDQAIIDHLADEFEADHGVDLREDRQALQRLKDAAEEAKVELSSRKEADINLPFITATDDGPIHLETSLTRAKFESLTSDLLERTVGPTKQALDDAGYATDDIDEVILVGGSTRMPQVQEKVEDLIGKEPKKNVNPDEAVALGAAIQGGVLGGEVDDIVLLDVTPLSLGIEVKGGLFERLIEKNTTIPTEESKIFTTAADNQTSVQVRVFQGEREIAEENELLGEFQLTGIPPAPAGTPQIEVGFNIDENGIVNVEAEDKGSGNAESITIEGGVGLSDEEIEEMQEEAEEHAEEDQQRRERIEARNEAESAVQRAETLLEENEEEVDDDLRESIEDAISEVEAVLDDEDAETEEIQDATEALSTELQEIGKQMYQEQAQQAQAGAGGAGAGPGGMGGAGPGAGPGGAGAGDGDEYVDADFEETDDGDDDE, from the coding sequence ATGGCGAGCAACAAGATTCTCGGAATCGACCTCGGAACCACGAACAGCGCGTTCGCGGTGATGGAGGGAGGCGATCCGGAGATCATCGTAAACGGGGAGGGCGACCGAACGACGCCCTCGGTCGTCGCGTTCACCGACGACGACGAGCGTCTCGTCGGGAAACCGGCGAAAAACCAGGCCGTCCAGAACCCGGAGAACACGATCCAGTCGATCAAGCGCCACATGGGAGAGGAGGAGTACACCGTCGATGTCGGCGACGACGAGTACACGCCGGAGCAGATTTCGGCGATGATCCTCCAGAAGATCAAGCGCGACGCCGAGGAGTATCTCGGCGACGACGTCGAGAAGGCGGTCATCACGGTGCCGGCGTACTTCAACGACCGGCAGCGCCAGGCGACCAAGGACGCCGGCGAGATTGCCGGCTTCGAGGTCGAACGCATCGTCAACGAACCGACCGCGGCGTCGATGGCCTACGGCCTCGACGACGAGTCGGACCAGACCGTCCTCGTGTTCGACCTGGGTGGCGGCACCTTCGACGTGTCCGTCCTCGACCTGGGCGGCGGCGTCTACGAAGTCGTCGCGACCAACGGGGACAACGACCTCGGTGGCGACGACTGGGACCAGGCGATCATCGACCACCTCGCCGACGAGTTCGAGGCCGACCACGGCGTCGACCTCCGCGAGGACCGCCAGGCGCTCCAGCGCCTGAAAGACGCCGCCGAAGAGGCCAAGGTGGAACTCTCCTCGCGCAAGGAGGCAGACATCAATCTGCCCTTCATCACCGCGACGGACGACGGCCCCATCCACCTCGAAACGTCGCTCACCCGCGCGAAGTTCGAATCGCTGACGAGCGACCTCCTCGAGCGGACCGTCGGCCCGACGAAGCAGGCCCTCGACGACGCCGGCTACGCGACCGACGACATCGACGAGGTCATCCTCGTCGGCGGGTCGACCCGCATGCCGCAGGTTCAGGAGAAAGTCGAGGACCTGATCGGCAAGGAACCGAAGAAAAACGTCAACCCCGACGAGGCCGTCGCGCTGGGCGCGGCCATCCAGGGCGGCGTCCTCGGCGGCGAAGTCGACGACATCGTCCTGCTCGACGTGACGCCGCTCTCGCTCGGTATCGAGGTGAAGGGTGGGCTGTTCGAGCGCCTCATCGAGAAGAACACGACCATCCCGACCGAGGAGTCCAAAATCTTCACCACCGCGGCGGACAACCAGACATCGGTCCAGGTCCGCGTCTTCCAGGGTGAGCGCGAAATCGCCGAGGAGAACGAACTGCTCGGCGAGTTCCAGCTGACGGGGATTCCGCCCGCGCCCGCCGGCACGCCCCAGATCGAAGTCGGCTTCAACATCGACGAGAACGGCATCGTCAACGTCGAAGCCGAGGACAAGGGCTCCGGCAACGCCGAATCCATCACCATCGAGGGCGGCGTCGGCCTCTCGGACGAGGAGATCGAAGAGATGCAGGAAGAGGCCGAGGAACACGCCGAAGAGGACCAGCAGCGCCGCGAGCGCATCGAGGCCCGCAACGAGGCCGAGAGCGCGGTCCAGCGCGCCGAGACCCTCCTCGAGGAGAACGAGGAGGAGGTCGACGACGACCTGCGCGAGTCCATCGAGGACGCCATCAGTGAGGTCGAGGCGGTCCTCGACGACGAGGACGCCGAGACCGAGGAGATCCAGGACGCCACGGAGGCGCTCTCGACGGAACTCCAGGAGATCGGCAAGCAGATGTACCAGGAGCAGGCTCAGCAGGCCCAGGCCGGTGCCGGCGGCGCGGGCGCCGGACCGGGCGGCATGGGCGGCGCGGGTCCGGGTGCCGGTCCCGGCGGTGCAGGCGCTGGCGACGGCGACGAGTACGTCGACGCCGACTTCGAAGAGACGGACGACGGCGACGACGACGAGTAA
- the grpE gene encoding nucleotide exchange factor GrpE, which yields MHEDAADGATGDVAADDDESAAGEATDLADRVGEYDEELGAAVANLEERIDALKAHLDEEEERADDLESRLKRKQADFQNYKKRAEKRQEEIKERATEDFLTRLVPVRDDLVRALDQDEDVDIRDGVESTLETFDRVLEEEGVAPIEPDPGDAVDPTRHQVMMRVESDHPEGTVVDVYRPGYELAGSVIQEAQVTVSDGN from the coding sequence ATGCACGAGGATGCGGCCGACGGGGCGACGGGCGACGTCGCCGCGGACGACGACGAATCGGCGGCTGGCGAGGCGACTGACCTCGCCGACCGGGTCGGAGAGTACGACGAGGAACTCGGCGCGGCCGTGGCGAACCTCGAAGAACGCATCGACGCGCTGAAAGCCCATCTCGACGAGGAAGAGGAACGAGCCGACGACCTCGAATCTCGGTTGAAGCGGAAACAGGCCGACTTCCAGAACTACAAGAAACGCGCCGAGAAGCGCCAGGAGGAGATCAAAGAGCGCGCGACGGAGGACTTCCTCACGCGCCTCGTTCCGGTCCGCGACGACCTGGTCCGGGCGCTCGATCAGGACGAGGACGTAGACATCCGCGACGGCGTCGAATCGACGCTCGAAACGTTCGACCGCGTGCTCGAAGAGGAGGGCGTCGCCCCCATCGAACCCGACCCTGGCGACGCGGTCGATCCGACGCGCCACCAGGTGATGATGCGCGTCGAGAGCGACCACCCCGAGGGGACGGTCGTCGACGTCTACCGTCCCGGCTACGAACTGGCAGGCTCCGTCATCCAGGAGGCACAGGTGACGGTCAGCGACGGCAACTGA
- a CDS encoding proteasome assembly chaperone family protein has product MERIEILRDDVSLDSPTLIEGLPGVGLVGKLATDHLSETLDMVHYANVHCERLPPVATYQEERYDLATPVRLYADPERDLLALRSDVPVSPEAALEFGDCFEGWPASDETLPIYLSGLGEEREETASPSMYGIGTGGMGERLEAEGIAPPPESGLVSGPTGALLSRAVRDDDEALGLVVECDPRFPDPESAAKLIQEGISPLLGIDVPVTELTERAEEIQQAKHRLAQQMQEADETSSQARPLGMYQ; this is encoded by the coding sequence ATGGAGCGCATCGAAATCCTCCGGGACGACGTGTCGCTCGACTCGCCGACGCTCATCGAGGGGTTGCCGGGCGTCGGGCTCGTCGGCAAGCTCGCGACCGACCACCTCTCGGAGACGCTCGATATGGTCCACTACGCCAACGTTCACTGTGAGCGGTTGCCGCCGGTAGCGACGTATCAGGAAGAGAGATACGATCTCGCGACGCCGGTTCGGCTGTACGCCGACCCCGAGCGAGACCTGCTCGCGCTGCGGAGCGACGTACCGGTCTCGCCCGAGGCCGCCCTGGAGTTCGGCGACTGCTTCGAGGGCTGGCCGGCGAGCGACGAGACGTTACCCATCTACCTCAGCGGACTCGGCGAGGAGCGAGAGGAAACGGCGTCGCCCAGCATGTACGGCATCGGGACGGGCGGGATGGGCGAGCGCCTCGAAGCGGAAGGGATCGCCCCGCCGCCGGAGTCGGGACTGGTCTCCGGGCCGACGGGCGCGCTGCTGAGTCGGGCGGTCCGCGACGACGACGAGGCGCTGGGACTGGTCGTCGAATGCGACCCCCGCTTTCCGGACCCGGAGTCGGCAGCGAAACTGATCCAGGAGGGCATCTCGCCGTTGCTCGGTATCGACGTGCCGGTGACGGAACTGACGGAGCGCGCCGAGGAGATCCAGCAGGCCAAACACCGCCTCGCCCAGCAGATGCAGGAGGCGGACGAGACGAGTTCGCAGGCGCGGCCACTCGGGATGTACCAGTAG